A window of the Tunturibacter empetritectus genome harbors these coding sequences:
- a CDS encoding AI-2E family transporter — MSRAGTTEIPRVEPLLVLAVIVLILYFARELLIPLTFALTLSFLLAPAVSRLETRRVPRVLAVALIGILAFLSIFSVGYVVAKQLLNVARTLPAYRLNIHQKMATVHSPAEQSLEKAFTAVEDISGDIAPSSPTSVSQTPVQVQPVRVIDPDRTQLQTTAELLMRFLRPIGTVGVVIVFTIYLLMKREDLRHRILLLAGMGRINLMTQALQEAATRISQYLLFQLAVNAAYGILFGGGLYLIGVPDATLWGVLAGILRIVPYVGTATSLALPLIVSVAISTTWWPPILILCLFLALELTATNFVEPWLYSTRTGISSLALLAMAIFWALLWGWPGLILSTPLTVCIVVMGRHVPQLSFLHTLLGTDAELSTEAHFYERLLAMDQREAQAIANRFLVGKPLIELYDSVLIPALALVEQDRHQGNLDDKRSDFFFLTIGEIVAELADYHQKEPADAPSPVKPRRSSRPNDQEKEFAVICISVNDQADELTTLMLGQLMERANHQTLLLSASAVSSEILDSLATESNTVVFISALPPFAFSQARAICQRVRTHLPNNRIVVGLWNSASDQDQTAEQSIERFGSGRPTVVVNSLALALQQVTQWHQQHDTQYMRF, encoded by the coding sequence ATGTCCCGCGCCGGCACCACCGAGATCCCCAGGGTAGAGCCCCTCCTCGTCCTTGCCGTCATCGTGCTCATCCTCTACTTCGCGCGCGAGCTCCTCATCCCGCTCACCTTCGCGCTCACCTTGTCCTTCCTGCTCGCCCCCGCCGTCAGCCGCCTCGAAACACGCCGCGTCCCCCGCGTCCTCGCCGTCGCCCTCATCGGCATCCTCGCCTTCCTCAGCATCTTCAGCGTCGGCTACGTAGTCGCCAAGCAGCTTCTCAACGTAGCTCGCACCCTCCCCGCATACCGCCTCAACATCCACCAGAAGATGGCCACCGTCCACTCGCCAGCCGAACAGTCCCTTGAAAAGGCCTTCACTGCCGTCGAAGACATCAGCGGCGACATCGCCCCCTCCTCGCCCACGTCCGTCTCGCAGACCCCCGTGCAGGTCCAGCCCGTCCGCGTCATCGATCCCGACCGCACCCAGCTCCAGACCACCGCCGAGCTGCTCATGCGCTTCCTCCGCCCTATCGGAACCGTAGGCGTCGTCATCGTCTTCACCATCTACCTCCTGATGAAGCGCGAGGACCTGCGCCACCGCATCCTCCTGCTCGCCGGCATGGGCCGCATCAACCTCATGACCCAGGCCCTGCAGGAGGCCGCCACCCGCATCAGCCAATATCTCCTCTTCCAACTCGCCGTCAACGCCGCCTACGGCATCCTCTTCGGCGGCGGTCTCTATCTCATCGGCGTACCCGACGCTACGCTCTGGGGAGTCCTCGCCGGCATCCTCCGCATCGTCCCTTACGTCGGCACCGCCACCAGCCTCGCGCTGCCTCTCATCGTCTCGGTCGCCATCTCCACCACCTGGTGGCCGCCCATCCTCATCCTCTGTCTCTTCCTCGCGCTCGAGCTCACCGCCACCAACTTCGTCGAACCCTGGCTCTACAGCACCCGCACCGGCATCTCCTCGCTCGCACTCCTTGCCATGGCCATCTTCTGGGCGCTGCTCTGGGGATGGCCCGGCCTCATCCTCTCTACCCCGCTCACCGTCTGCATCGTCGTCATGGGCCGACACGTACCGCAGCTCTCCTTCCTCCACACCCTCCTCGGCACCGACGCCGAGCTCTCCACCGAAGCCCACTTCTACGAGCGCCTCCTCGCCATGGACCAGCGCGAAGCCCAGGCCATCGCCAACCGCTTCCTCGTCGGCAAGCCACTCATCGAGCTCTACGACTCCGTCCTCATCCCCGCCCTCGCCCTCGTCGAGCAGGACCGGCACCAGGGCAACCTCGACGACAAGCGCTCCGACTTCTTCTTCCTCACCATCGGCGAGATCGTCGCCGAACTAGCCGACTACCACCAGAAGGAACCCGCCGACGCCCCCAGCCCCGTCAAACCCCGCCGCTCCTCCCGCCCCAACGACCAGGAGAAAGAGTTCGCCGTCATCTGCATCTCCGTCAACGACCAGGCCGACGAGCTCACCACCCTCATGCTCGGCCAGCTCATGGAGCGAGCCAACCATCAGACCCTCCTCCTCTCCGCCTCCGCCGTCTCCAGCGAGATCCTCGACTCCCTCGCCACCGAATCCAACACCGTCGTCTTTATCTCCGCCCTCCCACCCTTCGCCTTCTCCCAGGCCCGAGCCATCTGCCAGCGCGTCCGTACCCACCTGCCCAATAACCGCATCGTCGTCGGTCTCTGGAACTCTGCCAGCGACCAGGACCAGACCGCCGAGCAGTCCATCGAACGCTTCGGCAGCGGCAGACCCACCGTGGTCGTCAACTCCCTGGCCCTGGCCCTCCAGCAAGTCACCCAATGGCACCAACAGCACGACACTCAGTACATGCGCTTCTAA
- a CDS encoding DUF2252 domain-containing protein — MKETQPVSARERYAFGHERRKQLKRQHHKAWTAKQRRESPLKLLEISTRGRVPALVTLKNELMAASPFGYFRGAVPVMAYDLSLVGSTGICNQLCGDAHVRNLGAFAGPDGRLVFDINDFDETIVAPFEWDVKRMATSLVLAGRGSGAKDVRCREAASVFLERYRTMMQSFARMPVLEVAKYQVHRLGSVTPVAGILMMAERATPMHTLLTLTEVEGRASAAKKKGSKTAKGAAKSSAKSAGRAPRVFRTIPPNLKRVTGALAEQVVGSLTMYAESLQPERRHFLAQYRPMDVAFKVVGTGSVGLRDYVVLMEGNGTKDPLFLQIKEEVASGYAPYVSGALKGRRGKQHEGQRVVNGERAMQLQSDPFLGWTTMDSRDYLVRQLNDHKASIQLGDLKAAGLLEYAGVCGEILARGHARAGDSAMVAGYVGTSPRFDEAVGAFAEAYADQTELDWRQLVKSLKK, encoded by the coding sequence ATGAAGGAGACGCAGCCGGTAAGCGCGCGGGAACGCTATGCCTTCGGGCACGAGCGGCGGAAGCAGTTGAAGCGCCAGCATCATAAGGCGTGGACAGCGAAGCAGAGGCGGGAGAGTCCGCTGAAGCTGCTGGAGATCTCGACGCGGGGGCGGGTGCCGGCGCTGGTGACGCTGAAGAACGAGTTGATGGCGGCGTCGCCGTTCGGGTACTTTCGCGGAGCGGTGCCGGTGATGGCGTATGACCTGTCGTTGGTGGGTAGTACGGGGATCTGCAACCAGCTATGCGGCGATGCGCATGTGAGGAACCTGGGGGCGTTTGCAGGGCCGGATGGGCGGCTGGTCTTCGATATTAATGATTTTGACGAGACGATCGTCGCGCCGTTCGAGTGGGACGTGAAGCGGATGGCGACGAGTCTGGTGCTGGCGGGACGTGGGTCCGGGGCCAAGGATGTGCGTTGCCGGGAGGCGGCATCGGTATTTCTGGAGCGGTACCGGACGATGATGCAGTCGTTTGCGCGAATGCCGGTGCTGGAGGTCGCGAAGTACCAGGTGCATCGGCTGGGGAGTGTGACGCCGGTGGCGGGGATCCTGATGATGGCGGAGCGAGCTACGCCGATGCATACCTTGTTGACGCTGACGGAGGTAGAAGGACGAGCTTCGGCGGCGAAGAAGAAGGGGAGCAAGACGGCGAAGGGTGCAGCTAAGAGCTCGGCTAAGAGTGCGGGGCGGGCGCCGAGGGTGTTTCGGACGATTCCGCCAAACCTGAAACGGGTGACGGGGGCGCTGGCGGAGCAGGTGGTGGGGTCACTGACGATGTATGCGGAGAGTCTGCAGCCGGAGCGGAGACACTTTCTGGCGCAGTACCGGCCGATGGATGTCGCGTTCAAGGTGGTGGGGACTGGGTCGGTGGGTCTGCGGGACTACGTGGTGTTGATGGAGGGAAATGGCACGAAGGACCCCCTGTTTCTGCAGATCAAAGAGGAGGTGGCTTCGGGGTATGCGCCCTACGTTTCGGGTGCTTTGAAGGGACGAAGAGGAAAGCAGCACGAGGGCCAGCGAGTAGTGAATGGGGAGCGAGCGATGCAGCTGCAGTCCGATCCGTTTCTGGGATGGACGACGATGGACAGCAGAGATTACCTGGTGAGGCAGTTGAACGATCACAAGGCCTCGATTCAGCTGGGAGATCTGAAGGCTGCTGGATTGCTGGAGTATGCGGGGGTGTGCGGCGAGATTCTGGCGCGGGGACATGCGCGGGCAGGAGATAGCGCAATGGTGGCCGGTTATGTAGGGACTTCACCGCGGTTCGATGAGGCGGTGGGAGCGTTTGCGGAGGCCTATGCGGATCAGACGGAGCTGGACTGGAGACAGCTGGTGAAGTCGTTGAAGAAGTGA
- a CDS encoding phosphatase PAP2 family protein, giving the protein MTTIVTKKTPLLRTSISAAIFLALALSTSSCSKDIPTSEPLPAVTPANTDANAGAWKMIVLSGPTQIAVAAPAPVSDPGYQSELASIKTAQASLTDAQKTAITYWSSGGVLRWNQIMREIAARSDLPPSPNPDGSYPVPNPANPFANPQYPFSNPPYAARAYSYVSVAQFEALKTAWYYKYQYNRPSPFKTDTGIKALLPDSNIPSYPSEDAVEAGVNAALLTLLFPTSVDEINAKAAEQQQVALISGRASASDIAAGVALGKAVAAVFAARAATDGMKAAGGSPAIWQSLAANATARGEIPWISQDGPPRPPMLPVFGKVKAWMMTPTDIVNERPGPPPSTSSAQMQTETAEVKSIVNSLTRDQQATVYKWADGVSTVTPPGHWDAIAEPYISAASFSEVRASRSFALLNMALHDAAVACWDAKYFYFNPRPSQLDPSIKTQTGLPNFPSYVSGHSDFSAAGSDVLSYLFPSGATYFQAQMQEAAMSRLYAGIHYRSDINVGMDHGKRIGDYTVSFAKTDGAN; this is encoded by the coding sequence ATGACCACGATCGTCACAAAAAAAACGCCTCTCCTCCGCACATCGATCTCAGCCGCGATCTTCCTTGCTCTGGCCCTAAGCACCTCCAGCTGCAGCAAGGACATCCCCACCTCCGAGCCATTGCCCGCAGTCACTCCGGCGAACACCGACGCCAATGCCGGAGCTTGGAAGATGATCGTTCTCTCAGGCCCCACGCAGATCGCTGTAGCTGCCCCAGCCCCCGTAAGCGACCCCGGCTATCAGTCCGAGTTGGCCTCCATCAAGACCGCCCAGGCCAGCCTTACCGATGCGCAAAAGACCGCCATCACCTATTGGAGCAGCGGCGGCGTCCTGCGTTGGAATCAGATCATGCGCGAGATTGCAGCGCGCTCCGATCTGCCGCCTTCGCCTAATCCGGACGGAAGCTATCCCGTTCCCAACCCCGCAAATCCATTCGCGAATCCGCAATATCCGTTCAGCAACCCTCCCTACGCCGCACGCGCCTACAGTTACGTCTCGGTCGCGCAGTTTGAGGCGCTAAAGACCGCCTGGTACTACAAGTACCAGTACAACCGCCCCTCTCCTTTCAAAACCGACACCGGCATCAAGGCGCTGCTGCCGGACAGCAACATTCCCTCCTACCCCTCCGAGGACGCTGTCGAAGCAGGAGTCAACGCCGCTCTGCTTACCCTCCTCTTCCCCACCTCGGTCGACGAGATCAACGCCAAGGCAGCCGAGCAGCAGCAAGTCGCCCTCATCTCCGGCAGAGCGTCCGCCAGCGACATCGCCGCCGGAGTCGCCCTCGGCAAAGCCGTCGCCGCCGTCTTCGCTGCCCGCGCCGCCACCGACGGAATGAAGGCAGCCGGTGGCTCGCCTGCAATCTGGCAGTCCCTGGCCGCCAACGCAACCGCCCGCGGAGAGATCCCCTGGATCAGCCAGGATGGTCCCCCTCGCCCTCCGATGCTGCCCGTCTTCGGCAAGGTCAAGGCGTGGATGATGACTCCAACCGACATCGTCAACGAGCGGCCGGGGCCTCCTCCGTCTACGTCATCCGCTCAAATGCAGACCGAGACCGCCGAAGTAAAAAGCATCGTCAACAGCCTCACCCGCGACCAGCAGGCGACGGTCTACAAGTGGGCCGATGGAGTCAGCACCGTAACTCCTCCCGGACACTGGGACGCCATCGCCGAGCCGTACATCAGCGCTGCCAGCTTCAGCGAGGTTCGCGCCTCACGCTCTTTCGCGCTGCTCAATATGGCCCTCCATGACGCCGCCGTTGCCTGTTGGGATGCGAAGTACTTCTACTTCAACCCCCGACCCTCGCAACTCGACCCGTCGATCAAGACCCAGACCGGACTGCCAAACTTCCCATCCTACGTCTCGGGCCACTCCGACTTCTCCGCCGCAGGCTCAGATGTCCTGTCCTATCTCTTCCCCAGCGGCGCAACCTACTTTCAAGCGCAGATGCAGGAAGCCGCCATGTCCAGGCTCTACGCAGGCATTCACTATCGTTCCGATATCAACGTTGGAATGGATCATGGCAAGAGAATCGGAGACTACACAGTCAGCTTCGCAAAGACCGACGGAGCAAACTAA
- a CDS encoding CADD family putative folate metabolism protein, translated as MSAIMSASAGFWSRFEERVAPFNLLQHPFYQAWSKGELTREDLREYAAEYWHHVSAFPTYLSALHSRLPDGEMRREVLRNLAEEEGVDRATSRPHSDLWMDFAAGMGATRSEVEDRAVQPEMTALMATFRELMQEEKASAAMAALYAYESKVPAIAKTKAEGLAEHYGTEGAAVRYFTLHQTADVAHASVWRELIEKQLAGAPEEEEAVLAAGERAAKALWVALDGVERERLAVN; from the coding sequence ATGTCTGCGATTATGTCTGCTAGTGCTGGTTTCTGGAGCCGTTTCGAGGAGCGCGTTGCTCCGTTCAACCTGTTGCAGCACCCGTTTTATCAGGCGTGGTCGAAGGGTGAGCTGACGCGTGAGGATCTGCGGGAGTATGCGGCGGAGTACTGGCATCATGTGTCGGCGTTTCCGACTTATTTGAGTGCGCTGCACTCGCGGCTGCCGGATGGAGAGATGCGGCGCGAGGTGTTGCGCAATCTGGCGGAGGAAGAGGGTGTGGATCGGGCTACGTCTCGTCCGCATAGCGACCTCTGGATGGACTTTGCAGCTGGAATGGGTGCGACTCGCAGCGAGGTTGAGGATCGCGCGGTGCAGCCGGAGATGACGGCGTTGATGGCAACGTTTCGCGAGCTGATGCAGGAGGAGAAGGCCTCTGCTGCGATGGCGGCGCTGTATGCGTATGAGTCGAAGGTTCCTGCGATTGCGAAGACCAAGGCGGAGGGGTTGGCGGAGCACTATGGGACTGAGGGTGCGGCGGTGCGGTACTTCACGCTGCACCAGACGGCCGATGTTGCGCATGCGAGTGTGTGGCGAGAGTTGATTGAGAAGCAGCTTGCTGGTGCGCCGGAGGAGGAAGAGGCTGTGCTGGCGGCTGGGGAGCGGGCGGCAAAGGCGCTCTGGGTTGCTCTGGATGGTGTGGAGCGGGAGCGGCTGGCGGTCAACTAA
- the folK gene encoding 2-amino-4-hydroxy-6-hydroxymethyldihydropteridine diphosphokinase: MKALAAIALGSNLESRFGDREANLEEAVRLIRPLGEVTAVSSFYDTEPVGFLDQPRFLNAALLLETELDPVVLLRELLMVERTMGRDRVRSVAKGPRVIDLDLLLYVDATGRDVVMSNEELVLPHPEMQGRRFVLEPLEEIAPGMVHPVSGLTVREMLDALQG, translated from the coding sequence GTGAAGGCTTTGGCGGCGATCGCATTGGGGTCGAACCTAGAATCGCGCTTCGGGGATCGTGAGGCGAATCTGGAGGAGGCGGTGCGGTTGATCCGGCCGCTGGGTGAGGTGACGGCGGTCTCGTCGTTTTACGATACGGAGCCGGTGGGTTTTTTGGATCAGCCTAGATTTCTGAATGCTGCTTTGCTGCTTGAGACCGAGCTGGACCCGGTTGTTTTGCTGCGGGAGTTGCTGATGGTGGAGCGGACGATGGGAAGGGATCGGGTTAGGTCCGTTGCGAAGGGGCCGCGGGTGATCGATCTTGATCTGCTGCTTTATGTCGATGCGACGGGGCGCGATGTGGTGATGTCGAATGAGGAGCTGGTGCTGCCGCATCCAGAGATGCAGGGGCGGAGGTTTGTGCTGGAGCCGCTGGAGGAGATTGCGCCGGGGATGGTTCATCCGGTGTCAGGGCTGACGGTGCGGGAGATGCTGGACGCGCTTCAAGGGTAG
- a CDS encoding CPBP family intramembrane glutamic endopeptidase yields MLLSPILLISAGHLTARVFSSVVGAWAWIPLQLVYWSGMIAVLYSVNGMSTIFTAYTRSSGWRSWSSGILIGLIPWPILLLHLNLLHSPLLIVCWLALALINPFIEESYWRGLFGEVTSQWPAWAALLYPTLFFAAAHPLQWGVFSVGSRNWQMVAALMIMGIVWSATYRQTRSLRSNTFSHMLVDLGNMSVWVFLNLYTPPTHH; encoded by the coding sequence GTGCTGCTGTCACCGATCCTGCTCATCTCCGCTGGCCACCTTACGGCTCGCGTATTTTCTTCCGTAGTAGGAGCCTGGGCCTGGATTCCCCTGCAGCTCGTGTATTGGTCCGGAATGATTGCGGTTCTCTATTCCGTCAATGGAATGTCAACCATCTTCACGGCATACACGAGAAGCTCCGGATGGAGATCATGGTCGTCAGGCATCCTCATCGGCTTGATTCCCTGGCCGATCCTGCTCCTTCACCTGAATCTCCTCCACTCCCCACTTCTTATCGTCTGCTGGCTTGCTCTGGCCCTCATCAATCCCTTCATCGAAGAGTCTTATTGGCGCGGCCTCTTCGGTGAAGTCACCTCGCAATGGCCAGCATGGGCAGCACTCCTCTACCCAACGCTGTTCTTTGCGGCTGCCCATCCCCTGCAATGGGGAGTCTTCTCCGTTGGAAGTAGAAACTGGCAGATGGTTGCCGCACTCATGATTATGGGAATCGTATGGAGCGCAACCTATCGTCAGACACGCAGTCTGCGTTCAAACACCTTCTCTCACATGCTGGTCGATCTCGGAAACATGAGCGTCTGGGTCTTCCTCAACCTCTACACTCCACCCACGCACCACTAA
- the lpxC gene encoding UDP-3-O-acyl-N-acetylglucosamine deacetylase, whose product MALEAHFEQTIRSEIEFSGIGLHSGAPVLMRLVPAPAGSGIVFRRTDLDNFEIAAIGRNVAKVSYATSLMRQSVLISTTEHLLSALIGFGVDNVIVEVDNLEVPILDGSSLPYVQAFHSVGLKQQRRKREYLKILKEVEVRDGSKFIGVYPGSGYRIQYTIDFPQPIGYETFRGDLATGDYVKLIAPARTFGFKEDEAMLRDMGLIRGVSDESAIILSRQGVENGPLRFDDEFVRHKVLDLIGDLALAGRRIQGHVVAERAGHAMHTALVQRLMRDRSAWELAHGYDEVAEPARVMGQLQPATVS is encoded by the coding sequence GTGGCATTGGAAGCTCACTTTGAGCAGACAATTCGTTCGGAGATAGAGTTCAGCGGTATCGGCTTGCATAGCGGGGCGCCTGTGCTGATGCGCTTGGTCCCGGCGCCGGCTGGATCTGGTATCGTCTTTCGTCGCACGGACTTAGACAACTTCGAGATTGCCGCGATTGGGCGGAATGTCGCTAAAGTTAGCTATGCGACAAGTTTGATGCGGCAGAGCGTTTTGATCTCCACAACCGAACATCTGCTCTCTGCTCTTATCGGCTTTGGCGTGGATAACGTGATCGTCGAGGTGGATAATCTTGAGGTTCCGATCCTGGATGGGAGCTCTTTGCCTTATGTTCAAGCCTTTCATTCTGTGGGGCTTAAACAACAGAGGCGGAAGCGCGAATACCTAAAAATTTTAAAAGAGGTGGAGGTTCGGGACGGATCCAAGTTTATCGGGGTCTATCCGGGGTCGGGGTACCGGATTCAGTATACGATCGACTTCCCGCAACCTATTGGTTATGAGACGTTTAGGGGAGATCTGGCGACTGGCGATTATGTTAAGTTGATTGCTCCGGCGCGTACCTTCGGGTTTAAAGAAGATGAAGCTATGTTGCGGGATATGGGGCTGATTCGTGGGGTTTCGGACGAGAGCGCTATTATTCTTTCGCGGCAAGGTGTTGAAAATGGGCCACTTCGGTTTGACGACGAGTTTGTACGGCATAAGGTGCTGGACCTGATTGGGGATCTGGCGCTGGCGGGGCGCAGAATTCAGGGTCATGTGGTGGCTGAACGGGCTGGACATGCGATGCATACTGCTCTTGTGCAACGACTTATGAGGGATAGATCGGCGTGGGAGCTGGCGCATGGGTATGATGAGGTAGCGGAGCCAGCCAGGGTGATGGGCCAGCTGCAACCAGCCACGGTTTCGTAA